One segment of Engraulis encrasicolus isolate BLACKSEA-1 chromosome 7, IST_EnEncr_1.0, whole genome shotgun sequence DNA contains the following:
- the grk6 gene encoding G protein-coupled receptor kinase 6, with protein MELENIVANTVLLKAREGGGGNRKGKSKKWKQMLQFPHISLCEELRQTTEKDYHSLCEKQPIGQLLFRQFCDTRPELRRCVKFLDAVSDYEVSPDEKRKETGLEILDKYLNSTSEDHVPEVVEELVQKCAERLQQDACKELFQESTKLIHDYLSVAPFADYLDSMFFNRFLQWKWLERQPITKNTFRQYRVLGKGGFGEVCACQVRATGKMYACKKLEKKRIKKRKGESMALNEKQILEKVNSRFVVSLAYAYETKDALCLVLTLMNGGDLKFHIYHMGEAGFTESRALFYAAELSCGLQDLHRERIVYRDLKPENILLDDHGHIRISDLGLAVHIPEGQTIKGRVGTVGYMAPEVVKNERYTFSPDWWALGCLLYEMIEGQSPFQQRKKKIKREEVERLVREVEEEYSAKFSEDAKSLCKMLLAKDPSERLGSGGASEVKGHVIFRSINFKRLEAGMLEAPFKPDPQAIYCKDVLDIEQFSTVKGVELEPKDESFYSKVSTGSVSIPWQYEMIESDCFKELNILNPDGTLPPDLDWRGQPSPPPKQGLLQRLFGRQDCCGNCSDSDEEPTRL; from the exons agAAAGACTACCACAGTTTGTGTGAGAAGCAGCCCATTGGTCAACTGTTGTTCCGCCAGTTCTGCGACACGCGGCCAGAGCTGAGGAGATGTGTCAAGTTCCTGGACGCTGTG TCGGACTATGAGGTGAGTCCCgatgagaagaggaaggagactgGACTGGAGATCCTCGACAAGTACCTCAACTCAACg tctgaAGACCATGTTCCGGAGGTGGTTGAGGAGCTGGTCCAGAAATGTGCAGAGCGGCTACAACAGGATGCCTGCAAGGAGCTCTTCCAGGAGAGCaccaa ACTCATCCACGACTACCTTAGTGTGGCACCTTTCGCAGACTACCTCGACAGCATGTTCTTCAACCGCTTCCTACAGTGGAAATGGCTAGaaag acaACCCATCACCAAAAACACATTCCGACAGTACAGGGTATTAGGAAAAGGAGGCTTTGGAGAG gtgtgtgcgtgtcaggTGCGTGCCACGGGGAAGATGTACGCGTGTAAGAAGCTGGAGAAGAAGCGGATCaagaagaggaaaggggagtCCATGGCCCTCAACGAGAAGCAGATACTGGAGAAGGTCAACAGCAGATTTGTG GTGAGTTTGGCGTATGCGTACGAGACGAAGGATGCGCTGTGTCTGGTGCTGACGCTGATGAACGGCGGGGACCTGAAGTTCCACATCTACCACATGGGGGAGGCCGGCTTCACCGAGAGCAGAGCCCTCTTCTACGCCGCCGAGCTCTCCTGCGGCCTGCAGGACCTGCACCGAGAGAGGATCGTATACAG GGACCTGAAGCCAGAGAACATTTTACTGGATGACCATG gcCACATCCGGATATCAGACCTGGGGTTGGCTGTGCACATCCCCGAGGGACAGACCATCAAGGGCAGAGTAGGCACCGTAGGCTACATGG CTCCGGAGGTGGTTAAGAATGAGAGGTACACGTTCAGCCCAGACTGGTGGGCTCTGGGCTGCCTGCTGTACGAGATGATCGAGGGCCAGTCGCCGTTCCAGCAGCGAAAGAAGAAGATCAAGCGAGAGGAGGTGGAGCGGCTGGtgcgggaggtggaggaggagtactCTGCCAAGTTCTCAGAGGACGCCAAGTCACTCTGCAAGATG TTGCTGGCCAAAGACCCCAGCGAGCGTCTGGGCTCCGGGGGAGCCtcggaggtcaaaggtcatgtgATATTCCGCTCCATCAACTTCAAGCGGCTGGAGGCCGGCATGCTGGAGGCACCCTTCAAACCCGat CCCCAGGCCATCTACTGTAAGGACGTGTTGGACATTGAGCAGTTCTCCACAGTGAAGGGAGTGGAGCTGGAGCCCAAAGACGAATCCTTCTACAGCAAGGTGTCCACAGGCAGTGTCTCCATCCCCTGGCAGTACgag atgATTGAGTCAGATTGTTTTAAGGAGCTCAACATCCTGAACCCGGATGGCACTTTGCCCCCAGATCTGGACTGGAGGGGTCAGCCCTCCCCCCCGCCCAAACAAGGCCTGCTGCAGAGACTGTTTGGCAGACAG GACTGCTGCGGTAACTGCAGTGACAGTGACGAGGAGCCTACGAGGCTGTGA